From Rutidosis leptorrhynchoides isolate AG116_Rl617_1_P2 chromosome 3, CSIRO_AGI_Rlap_v1, whole genome shotgun sequence, a single genomic window includes:
- the LOC139896360 gene encoding granule-bound starch synthase 2, chloroplastic/amyloplastic yields MNSLAYVNDYIATDTNVLFNNHRRLKIPLISYYRQKKSFLDLTFVCTDNTSSVGGCSRVCRVRATGEDGSSDADEALEAVIEKSKKLLAKQRQLLQQIAERREIITSINNTTINPEKDEVYSKDNQESFLESDSNMRNDIYTPANPSSSLIDPLEYQSPAPDKFFVPANKQYDVDKSKAGINSPSRSYLYSNSKNKLQNTPVQRGTTYELPPFVSDMSTTHTKYDDDVSAQTLHYVKHEVDNPVDEDVKTPPLAGPNVMNIILVAAECTPWSKTGGLGDVAGALPKALAKRGHRVMVVAPQYGNYGELQDTGVTKWYKVNGQDMEAHYFQTYVDGVDFVFIGSPIFQNLGSNIYGGNRTDILKRMVLFCKSAVEAPWHVPCGGTCYGDGNLVFIANDWHTALLPVYLKAYYHEHGLMEYARSVLVIHNIAHQGRGPLNDFSYVDLPHHYLDLFKMFDPIGGEHFNIFAAGLKTAYRIVTVSHGYAWELKTSEGGQGLHRIIKENDWKLKGIVNGIDKKEWNPELDTHLSSDGYTNYNLETLNTGKSQCKAALQRELGLSVRSDVPLVGFIGRLDNQKGVDLIGGAVPWMVDQDVQLVMLGTGQPDLEQMLREMENRYRDKVRGWVGFSVKMAHRITAGADILLMPSKFEPCGLNQLYAMCYGTVPVVHAVGGLKDTVQPFDPYNESGLGWTFNKAETGQLIHALGNCLLTYRDYRTSWEGIQKRGMMQDLSWDNAAQQYEEVLVAAKYQW; encoded by the exons ATGAACTCTTTGGCATATGTAAACGATTACATAGCTACCGATACCAATGTCCTTTTTAATAACCATCGTCGACTCAAGATCCCTTTGATTTCGTATTATCGACAAAAAAAATCATTTCTTGATTTGACATTTGTGTGTACTGATAATACTAGCAGTGTTGGTGGCTGTAGCAGAGTATGTAGGGTTAGAGCAACCGGTGAAGATGGAAGCAGTGATGCTGATGAGGCACTTGAAGCTGTAATTGAGAAATCTAAAAAACTTTTGGCCAAACAGAGACAGTTACTTCAACAG ATAGCTGAAAGAAGGGAAATAATTACATCAATAAATAATACAACAATCAACCCGGAGAAAGATGAAGTGTATTCTAAAGACAATCAAGAATCCTTTTTGGAATCAGATTCTAACATGCGTAATGACATCTACACCCCTGCTAATCCATCTAGTAGCTTGATCGATCCACTTGAATATCAGTCACCAGCACCAGACAAATTTTTTGTGCCTGCTAATAAACAATATGATGTAGACAAATCAAAAGCCGGAATCAACTCGCCTTCTAGAAGTTATCTGTATAGTAATTCCAAAAACAAGCTTCAAAACACACCTGTACAGAGGGGTACAACATATGAGTTGCCACCCTTCGTTTCTGATATGTCCACCACACACACAAAATATGATGATGACGTAAGTGCTCAAACATTACACTATGTTAAACATGAGGTCGATAATCCTGTAGATGAAGATGTAAAAACCCCACCTTTAGCTGGGCCCAATGTGATGAATATTATACTGGTTGCTGCAGAATGTACCCCTTGGTCTAAAAcag GTGGTTTAGGAGACGTTGCTGGGGCTTTACCAAAGGCTTTAGCAAAACGTGGGCATAGAGTAATG gtAGTTGCACCTCAGTATGGGAATTACGGTGAACTTCAAGATACAGGAGTCACTAAATGGTATAAGGTGAATGGACAG GATATGGAGGCACATTACTTTCAAACATATGTAGATGGTGTTGACTTTGTTTTCATTGGTAGTCCCATCTTTCAGAATTTGGGCAGTAATATATATGGAGGAAATCGGACA GATATTCTAAAACGCATGGTGTTATTCTGCAAATCAGCTGTTGAG GCTCCATGGCACGTTCCATGTGGGGGCACTTGCTATGGGGACGGAAACTTAGTTTTCATTGCTAATGATTGGCATACTGCATTGTTACCGGTTTACCTTAAAGCGTATTATCATGAACATGGATTAATGGAATACGCAAGATCCGTCCTTGTGATTCATAACATTGCACATCAG GGTCGTGGTCCACTGAACGATTTTTCTTATGTGGATCTACCACATCACTACTTGGACCTTTTCAAAATGTTTGACCCAATAGGCGGCGAACACTTCAACATCTTTGCCGCAGGTTTAAAAACTGCATACCGTATAGTTACAGTAAGTCATGGTTATGCATGGGAACTAAAAACGAGCGAGGGTGGTCAGGGTCTACACAGGATTATAAAAGAGAACGACTGGAAACTAAAAGGTATCGTTAACGGAATCGATAAGAAAGAATGGAACCCCGAACTCGATACTCACTTATCTTCAGATGGTTACACTAATTACAATTTAGAGACTCTTAATACCGGAAAATCGCAGTGTAAAGCAGCACTTCAAAGAGAACTGGGCCTATCCGTTAGATCTGATGTCCCGTTAGTTGGTTTTATAGGACGATTAGATAATCAAAAAGGTGTTGACTTAATCGGTGGTGCGGTTCCATGGATGGTTGACCAAGATGTACAACTGGTGATGTTAGGAACGGGTCAGCCCGATCTTGAACAGATGCTTAGGGAAATGGAGAACCGGTATAGGGATAAAGTGAGAGGATGGGTCGGGTTTTCGGTTAAAATGGCTCATCGGATAACAGCTGGAGCTGACATATTGCTGATGCCATCAAAGTTCGAGCCGTGCGGGCTTAACCAACTGTATGCTATGTGTTACGGGACTGTACCGGTTGTACATGCTGTTGGGGGATTGAAAGATACTGTGCAGCCGTTTGATCCTTATAACGAGTCGGGGTTAGGATGGACATTTAACAAAGCGGAAACTGGTCAGCTGATTCACGCACTTGGGAACTGTTTGTTGACTTATCGGGATTATCGAACGAGTTGGGAGGGGATTCAGAAAAGAGGAATGATGCAAGATTTGAGTTGGGATAATGCTGCTCAGCAATATGAAGAAGTTCTTGTTGCAGCCAAGTATCAGTGGTGA